The sequence AGTCGTCCCACGCCTCAAACGTGCCGCCTTTCGGACGGTACGCATTGTGCGGATCGGCCCACCGGTCGATGTTGAACTTCACGGCCTGCGCGTTGAAGGGAGTGCCGTCCTGGAACGTGACCCCCGTGCGCAGCTTGAACGTCCAGACCAGGCCGTCGGGGGACGTGGACCAGCTCGTGGCCAGGTCCGGCTCCACGTCGACCTGACCGGGCTTCGCACGCGTCAGGGTCGTGTACAGTTGTGTCGAGACCATCGTGGTCTGCGTATCGGTCGACAGCGGCACGTCCAACGTGAAGACGTCCCCGGAGCGGCCCCAGACCCGGGTGGTCGGGCCGGCCGCCCACCCGGGCGGCGAGACAGAAACGGCGAGCAGCGTCATGAGGAAGATCAGCGCGCCCGCCGCGAGCGCACACGTGCGGGATCCCGCGGTGCGGGTCGCGCGGCAGGCTGCCGCGCTGTCTGAACGTCCGGCCATGGTCGCGTCCTCCCCTGTGACGAGTGTGTCGGGCGCCGCCGCTGCAGCGCGGGTCCGATGTGAGGAATTCCGTGTCTCGATAGCCAACCCTTCTCAGCGAGCGGGACGGCGCACCGCCGACCGTGACCGCAGCACGACGGGAGGATGCCATGAGCTCGCAGGATCTGTGCTGGAAGCCGGCGCAGGAACTCGCGCGCATGATTCGCGCGAAAGATGTGTCGCCGGTCGAGGTGGTCGACGCGGTGCTCGCGCGAATCGAGCAGATCAACCCCGCCGTCAACGCCTATGTCACTGTGACCGCCGATCAGGCCCGCGCGGCCGCCAAGGCGGCGGAGGCCGCGGTAGCGCGCGGGGAAACGCTCGGCCCCCTCCACGGCGTCCCCTACTCGCTGAAGGATCTGACGCCGACCAAAGGGATCCGCACCACGATGGGCTCCAAGATCTTCGAGCACACCGTCCCGGAGCAGGACGCGCTCCTCGTGGAGCGCCTGCGCGCCGCCGGCGCGATCCTCGTCGGGAAGACCAACACGCCCGAGTTCGGGTGCAAGCCGTTCACAGACAACCGTCTGTTCGGCGCCACGCGCAACCCGTGGGCGCTCGACCGATCGGCCGGGGGCTCGAGCGGCGGGGCGGCGGCGGCGGTCGCGTGCGGGCTCGCGCCGCTCGCGGAGGGCAGCGACCTGGCCGGATCGATCCGCCATCCGTCGGCCTGGTGCGGCGCCGTCGGGTTCAAACCGACGCAGGGACGGATCGCGCGTCATCCGAACGCGGCCGGATGGAACGCGATGTCGTCGAACGGCCCGATCACGCGGACCGTCGGGGACGCAGCGCTGATGTTCTCGGTGATGGCCGGGCCGGACGACCGCGATCCGTTGAGCCTGCCGCACACCGGCGAACGGTGGGCCGCGCTCGCAGACGCGCCGAGCGTCCGCGGCCTTCGGGTCGCGTGGACGCCCAACTTGGGCGGCGCCGCAGCGGTCGATCCCGAGGTCGTCGCCGTGTGCGAGGCGGCCGCGAAGGCGGTCGCGGGCCTCGGATGCAGCGTCGAGACCGCCTCGCCCGAGGTGGGCAACATCATGGAGCCGTTCCTAGCCCTGAACGTCGCGGTGCGGATCGCCACGGTCGGCAAGCACCTCGCGCAGTGGCGGGACCAGATGGACCCGATCCTCGTCCAGCGCCTGGACCTCAGCCGCGGGCTCACGCCCGAGCAGATCGGCCAGGCCGAGGTCGCCCGCACGGCCTATCACCAGCGGCTCGTGGGTTTCTTCGAGCGCTACGACCTGCTGGTGTTGCCGACGACGTCGACCGCCGCGACCCCGCTCGCCACGCTGCTGCCGAAGGAGATCGCCGGCCGGCCGATCACGCAGCACCTCGACACCCTGATCCCGACGTTCGCGTTCAATCTGAGCGCGTTTCCGGCGATCACGGTGCCGTGCGGGTGGACGAAGAGCGGGCTCCCCGTGGGGCTCCAGATCGTCGCGGGATGGCGGCAGGACGCGCGTGCGCTCGTGGCCGCGGCGTGCTTCGAGGCGGCGCGCCCCTGGGCGGACCGCCGGCCGCCGCTGCATTAGGCAAAGGAGTACAGCAAATCGATGTCGCGAAGCGGCGCGGCGTAGTCCCGGAGGCCGACGAACACGGGCGCGCGGTGTTGATCGTTCGCGCTTGCAGACTGACCGCGGTGTTGAAGATCACGAGGTAGACATCAACGATCACCACGTCGAGGAGGATTGGA is a genomic window of bacterium containing:
- a CDS encoding amidase family protein, yielding MSSQDLCWKPAQELARMIRAKDVSPVEVVDAVLARIEQINPAVNAYVTVTADQARAAAKAAEAAVARGETLGPLHGVPYSLKDLTPTKGIRTTMGSKIFEHTVPEQDALLVERLRAAGAILVGKTNTPEFGCKPFTDNRLFGATRNPWALDRSAGGSSGGAAAAVACGLAPLAEGSDLAGSIRHPSAWCGAVGFKPTQGRIARHPNAAGWNAMSSNGPITRTVGDAALMFSVMAGPDDRDPLSLPHTGERWAALADAPSVRGLRVAWTPNLGGAAAVDPEVVAVCEAAAKAVAGLGCSVETASPEVGNIMEPFLALNVAVRIATVGKHLAQWRDQMDPILVQRLDLSRGLTPEQIGQAEVARTAYHQRLVGFFERYDLLVLPTTSTAATPLATLLPKEIAGRPITQHLDTLIPTFAFNLSAFPAITVPCGWTKSGLPVGLQIVAGWRQDARALVAAACFEAARPWADRRPPLH